A stretch of Gadus chalcogrammus isolate NIFS_2021 chromosome 9, NIFS_Gcha_1.0, whole genome shotgun sequence DNA encodes these proteins:
- the LOC130389483 gene encoding copine-8-like isoform X1, whose translation MDYFFEERQNLRFDLYDLDCKSEKLSKHDFLGQAFCTLGEVVGSLGSRLEKPLIGIPGKKCGTVIVRVEELTNCRESVMLQFCGNKLDKKDFFGKSDPFLVFYRSNEDGSYTISHKTEVVKNTLDPVWQAFKIPVRALCNGDYDRSIKVEVYDWDRDGGHDFIGEFSTSYREMSRGQTQFHIYEVLNPKKKGKKKKKYQNSGTVTLLSCLVDSELSFLDFIKGGTQINFTVAIDFTASNGNPSQPTSLHYMSPYQLNAYAMALRAVGEIIQDYDSDKMFPALGFGAKLPPDGRVSHEFALNGNPQNPYCSGIEGVMEAYYQSLKSVRLYGPTHFSPVINHVARYASAVTDGSQYFILLIISDGVITDMAQTKESIVNAASLPMSIIIVGVGPAEFDEMIELDGDEERISSQGRLAERDIVQFVPFRDYVDRRGNHILSMARLAKEVLAEIPDQFLSYMRTRGIKPGTSPPPYTPAIHPLLTRRVSRI comes from the exons CTACGACTTGGACTGCAAGAGTGAGAAGCTCTCGAAGCAC gacttcCTGGGCCAGGCGTTCTGTACTCTGGGTGAGGTGGTCGGTTCCCTGGGAAGTCGCCTGGAAAAGCCTTTGAT TGGAATCCCGGGGAAGAAGTGTGGGACGGTGATCGTCCGAGTGGAGGAGCTCACCAACTGTCGG GAGTCTGTGATGCTGCAATTCTGCGGGAACAAGCTGGATAAGAAGGACTTCTTCGGCAAGTCGGACCCCTTCCTGGTGTTCTACCGCAGCAACGAGGACGGATC CTACACCATCTCCCATAAGACGGAGGTGGTGAAGAACACTCTGGACCCCGTGTGGCAGGCCTTCAAGATCCCTGTGAGAGCACTGTGTAACGGAGACTACGACAG gaGCATTAAGGTGGAGGTGTACGACTGGGACCGGGACGGAGG TCACGACTTCATCGGTGAGTTCAGCACCAGCTACAGAGAGATGTCCAGAGGCCAGACTCAGTTCCACATCTACGAG GTCCTCAACCCCAAGAAGAAAggcaagaagaagaaaaaataccAGAACTCAGGGACA GTGACCCTGTTGTCCTGCCTGGTGGACTCTGAGCTCTCCTTTCTGGACTTCATCAAAGGCGG gactcAGATCAATTTCACGGTTGCGATTGATTTCACGGCGTCTAACG GGAACCCGTCCCAGCCCACCTCGCTGCACTACATGAGCCCGTACCAGCTCAACGCCTACGCCATGGCCCTGCGTGCCGTGGGCGAGATCATCCAGGACTACGACAGCGACAAGATGTTCCCCGCGCTCGGCTTCGGCGCCAAGCTGCCCCCCGACGGACGGGTCTCGCACGAGTTTGCCCTG AACGGGAACCCCCAGAACCCGTACTGCTCGGGCATCGAAGGCGTGATGGAGGCGTACTACCAGAGCCTCAAGTCGGTTCGGCTCTACGGCCCTACGCACTTCTCCCCCGTCATCAACCACGtggccag GTATGCGTCGGCAGTGACGGACGGCTCGCAGTacttcatcctcctcatcatctcaGACGGAGTCATCACGGACATGGCCCAGACCAAGGAGTCCATCGTCAAC GCCGCCTCACTGCCCATGTCCATCATCATCGTCGGCGTCGGACCGGCTGAGTTTGAcg AAATGATCGAGCTGGACGGAGACGAGGAGCGCATCTCGTCCCAGGGACGTCTGGCCGAGAGGGACATCGTGCAG ttcGTCCCGTTCCGGGACTACGTGGACCGCCGGGGGAACCACATCCTGTCCATGGCGCGCCTCGCCAAGGAGGTGCTGGCCGAGATCCCCGACCAGTTCCTGTCCTACATGCGGACGCGGGGCATCAAACCGGGGACCTCTCCGCCCCCCTACACCCCCGCcatccaccccctcctcacccggAGGGTGAGCCGGATCTGA
- the LOC130389483 gene encoding copine-8-like isoform X4: MLQFCGNKLDKKDFFGKSDPFLVFYRSNEDGSYTISHKTEVVKNTLDPVWQAFKIPVRALCNGDYDRSIKVEVYDWDRDGGHDFIGEFSTSYREMSRGQTQFHIYEVLNPKKKGKKKKKYQNSGTVTLLSCLVDSELSFLDFIKGGTQINFTVAIDFTASNGNPSQPTSLHYMSPYQLNAYAMALRAVGEIIQDYDSDKMFPALGFGAKLPPDGRVSHEFALNGNPQNPYCSGIEGVMEAYYQSLKSVRLYGPTHFSPVINHVARYASAVTDGSQYFILLIISDGVITDMAQTKESIVNAASLPMSIIIVGVGPAEFDEMIELDGDEERISSQGRLAERDIVQFVPFRDYVDRRGNHILSMARLAKEVLAEIPDQFLSYMRTRGIKPGTSPPPYTPAIHPLLTRRVSRI, from the exons ATGCTGCAATTCTGCGGGAACAAGCTGGATAAGAAGGACTTCTTCGGCAAGTCGGACCCCTTCCTGGTGTTCTACCGCAGCAACGAGGACGGATC CTACACCATCTCCCATAAGACGGAGGTGGTGAAGAACACTCTGGACCCCGTGTGGCAGGCCTTCAAGATCCCTGTGAGAGCACTGTGTAACGGAGACTACGACAG gaGCATTAAGGTGGAGGTGTACGACTGGGACCGGGACGGAGG TCACGACTTCATCGGTGAGTTCAGCACCAGCTACAGAGAGATGTCCAGAGGCCAGACTCAGTTCCACATCTACGAG GTCCTCAACCCCAAGAAGAAAggcaagaagaagaaaaaataccAGAACTCAGGGACA GTGACCCTGTTGTCCTGCCTGGTGGACTCTGAGCTCTCCTTTCTGGACTTCATCAAAGGCGG gactcAGATCAATTTCACGGTTGCGATTGATTTCACGGCGTCTAACG GGAACCCGTCCCAGCCCACCTCGCTGCACTACATGAGCCCGTACCAGCTCAACGCCTACGCCATGGCCCTGCGTGCCGTGGGCGAGATCATCCAGGACTACGACAGCGACAAGATGTTCCCCGCGCTCGGCTTCGGCGCCAAGCTGCCCCCCGACGGACGGGTCTCGCACGAGTTTGCCCTG AACGGGAACCCCCAGAACCCGTACTGCTCGGGCATCGAAGGCGTGATGGAGGCGTACTACCAGAGCCTCAAGTCGGTTCGGCTCTACGGCCCTACGCACTTCTCCCCCGTCATCAACCACGtggccag GTATGCGTCGGCAGTGACGGACGGCTCGCAGTacttcatcctcctcatcatctcaGACGGAGTCATCACGGACATGGCCCAGACCAAGGAGTCCATCGTCAAC GCCGCCTCACTGCCCATGTCCATCATCATCGTCGGCGTCGGACCGGCTGAGTTTGAcg AAATGATCGAGCTGGACGGAGACGAGGAGCGCATCTCGTCCCAGGGACGTCTGGCCGAGAGGGACATCGTGCAG ttcGTCCCGTTCCGGGACTACGTGGACCGCCGGGGGAACCACATCCTGTCCATGGCGCGCCTCGCCAAGGAGGTGCTGGCCGAGATCCCCGACCAGTTCCTGTCCTACATGCGGACGCGGGGCATCAAACCGGGGACCTCTCCGCCCCCCTACACCCCCGCcatccaccccctcctcacccggAGGGTGAGCCGGATCTGA
- the LOC130389483 gene encoding copine-8-like isoform X2, with the protein MYDFLGQAFCTLGEVVGSLGSRLEKPLIGIPGKKCGTVIVRVEELTNCRESVMLQFCGNKLDKKDFFGKSDPFLVFYRSNEDGSYTISHKTEVVKNTLDPVWQAFKIPVRALCNGDYDRSIKVEVYDWDRDGGHDFIGEFSTSYREMSRGQTQFHIYEVLNPKKKGKKKKKYQNSGTVTLLSCLVDSELSFLDFIKGGTQINFTVAIDFTASNGNPSQPTSLHYMSPYQLNAYAMALRAVGEIIQDYDSDKMFPALGFGAKLPPDGRVSHEFALNGNPQNPYCSGIEGVMEAYYQSLKSVRLYGPTHFSPVINHVARYASAVTDGSQYFILLIISDGVITDMAQTKESIVNAASLPMSIIIVGVGPAEFDEMIELDGDEERISSQGRLAERDIVQFVPFRDYVDRRGNHILSMARLAKEVLAEIPDQFLSYMRTRGIKPGTSPPPYTPAIHPLLTRRVSRI; encoded by the exons atgtat gacttcCTGGGCCAGGCGTTCTGTACTCTGGGTGAGGTGGTCGGTTCCCTGGGAAGTCGCCTGGAAAAGCCTTTGAT TGGAATCCCGGGGAAGAAGTGTGGGACGGTGATCGTCCGAGTGGAGGAGCTCACCAACTGTCGG GAGTCTGTGATGCTGCAATTCTGCGGGAACAAGCTGGATAAGAAGGACTTCTTCGGCAAGTCGGACCCCTTCCTGGTGTTCTACCGCAGCAACGAGGACGGATC CTACACCATCTCCCATAAGACGGAGGTGGTGAAGAACACTCTGGACCCCGTGTGGCAGGCCTTCAAGATCCCTGTGAGAGCACTGTGTAACGGAGACTACGACAG gaGCATTAAGGTGGAGGTGTACGACTGGGACCGGGACGGAGG TCACGACTTCATCGGTGAGTTCAGCACCAGCTACAGAGAGATGTCCAGAGGCCAGACTCAGTTCCACATCTACGAG GTCCTCAACCCCAAGAAGAAAggcaagaagaagaaaaaataccAGAACTCAGGGACA GTGACCCTGTTGTCCTGCCTGGTGGACTCTGAGCTCTCCTTTCTGGACTTCATCAAAGGCGG gactcAGATCAATTTCACGGTTGCGATTGATTTCACGGCGTCTAACG GGAACCCGTCCCAGCCCACCTCGCTGCACTACATGAGCCCGTACCAGCTCAACGCCTACGCCATGGCCCTGCGTGCCGTGGGCGAGATCATCCAGGACTACGACAGCGACAAGATGTTCCCCGCGCTCGGCTTCGGCGCCAAGCTGCCCCCCGACGGACGGGTCTCGCACGAGTTTGCCCTG AACGGGAACCCCCAGAACCCGTACTGCTCGGGCATCGAAGGCGTGATGGAGGCGTACTACCAGAGCCTCAAGTCGGTTCGGCTCTACGGCCCTACGCACTTCTCCCCCGTCATCAACCACGtggccag GTATGCGTCGGCAGTGACGGACGGCTCGCAGTacttcatcctcctcatcatctcaGACGGAGTCATCACGGACATGGCCCAGACCAAGGAGTCCATCGTCAAC GCCGCCTCACTGCCCATGTCCATCATCATCGTCGGCGTCGGACCGGCTGAGTTTGAcg AAATGATCGAGCTGGACGGAGACGAGGAGCGCATCTCGTCCCAGGGACGTCTGGCCGAGAGGGACATCGTGCAG ttcGTCCCGTTCCGGGACTACGTGGACCGCCGGGGGAACCACATCCTGTCCATGGCGCGCCTCGCCAAGGAGGTGCTGGCCGAGATCCCCGACCAGTTCCTGTCCTACATGCGGACGCGGGGCATCAAACCGGGGACCTCTCCGCCCCCCTACACCCCCGCcatccaccccctcctcacccggAGGGTGAGCCGGATCTGA